The window ATGATTGACTTGTTAGTGCAAGTGTGAGTGCTTTCGAAATTATGTTGATAAATTAGGTGTATGTGAGTTGTTTAGGGCCCGAATAGGTGATTCTCTTTTTTTATAGAGAAGTTTATGTTAAAAGTGTTATAGTGCAAAACTAGTTCGtaaatttgcaattttatatacCCCATGTCcagaatataatgaaaattttcagatttcttttcataacaaaaacaaaaaacaaaaaaaaaagtgattaatacaataaaccaTAGTTACAAAAAAGTGACGGAAACTGaactaaataacaaataagcttcaaatttgaaatatcattTGGCCAGTATGTTTCATAgtgtaaaatacaaatataaggtACTTCGTATTCTGTAAgtgaatcaataaaaattaaatgcagtcaatttgttttaatgttttatttaaaaaagcgaTCACAGATATTTTTACTTCATGTGTAACACTCGCTAATAACATAGAATTTGTGCTAGTTTAATTATTAGCCatggttattattaattaatttgctgttataaatttttgagatTGGTTGTTATGGTTTCGATAAAAATCCCAATGGtgcaaattattaagaaaataatcatatagaATAGGTACgcagaataatttttatttagtattatatttactttcacAAATTTAAgcgcttataaataatatgagaatTCAGTGTATTgtgaaaatcaataatatgcAATCAGGTATCATCAATTCTCATAGAATATTTATAGCAGgcttgatattataaatatttgattttaaacttttactcTCGTTTTTACTGGTATGGCCGAAATTTCGAAATAGATGAAAACTGCAATTCaccgagtgacataggctattattatatgtactgCGGGCGAAGCAGGGATGAACAGTAACAGAACATACATCAAAATGGACCATTTCAACCATAATAATACCAAACCTACTGCAAAAAATCAACACACCGCTGCTACAAAAAAATTAGTCCAAGGTAAATATCCTAGAGGCTATATCGTCAAGCATCCAGTCCATACCGTCGAGCAGGTTCTCGCCGGTCACTGCGGAGCAGCGCACGATGCGCCAGTGGTGGCTCTTGATGCTGTCCAGGTCGAGTGCCTGGgatgaaagaaaattattttggtTAACCTACACAATCATGGTATCTAGATgcctacaaatattttaaatgtgaaaatgacacttataatataagtttctaaattcatatttcttataagtaagttatatgaaatatcCTTAACCATGTTTTGAGTTAAAATCATGGCAGATGCTATCTTTATATGTGAACTgatatcataacatttttaaatgtgttactATAACTGTatgattaagatttttttaacacacaGGACCCTTATGTATTACAAGTGGGAGGACAGCACACGGGTTTGATAACACAtaagtttgttaattttataaaaatatactcagaaacaaagtaattattatcataaatctATTATCAAGTACAAAAGTAAAGTAACAACGACTTTAAAAGAGTAACTATGGACCTCCTTGCCAATTCTTCTTGGGAGAAAACAACATCCGAATCAGtagtagttaaaaaaaatactacccATAAAcactaatataacattatagggacaaaacattttgattttgtGATGATACCTAGTTTTCGGAAATTCAGCTTCAAGTTTGGTAACATTATAAGACCAATAACACTTGCCTCTCTTATTTCTTGCAAGGAGAGTGCACCAGGCAGGTCTGACTTATTTGCCAACACAAGTAGAGTAGCACCAGCCAGCCTTTCCTCTCTCAACAGTGAGTGCAACTCCTTGGCACAGTCCGCCAGCCTCCGAGCATCAGCGCTGTCCACTACCCATGCTACACCATCAGTGctctcaaaataatttttccaatACGACCTGGAAATGCAGGCATATCATCAGTAAAGTTTGCCATCTATGCCTCAAGTAATACACTCTAGACtgtgaacatttttaaaaacatctgTAAATAGGACGACTCTCTATTTGGAACTAGGAAACTAACGTAACTTTTTGTACTAATTCAGTTAAGGCCATTTTACCTGAGAGATTTTTGTCCTCCAACATcccaaatatttaatttatatcccTTGTGTTCCAACgtcttaatattaaatcctAGAGTTGGAGATATTGTGTCGATGGGCTCGCCGTTAAATCGTTTCAATATTGTAGTTTTGCCGGCGTTGTCCAGCCCCCtgaattactttattaaagaaattatgttccaaaaagtatgttttcattttacataGAATGTTTATGTAGGTAAAAAAggtatttattagaaatatcttgtgaaaaacttttaatttaaaacatttgtttacatATCAAAAGGATACAACATTAATATTCtcatttccttttctttttgCCGGAGTTTCTTCAAAATAGTTAGAAAACCCATTTTTCAAATTCTTTCAATACCAATGAgcattaactatttatttaacaaatctaTGACTAATTCTTATAGATAAATAGGTTCTGAAACACGATTTGATTTCAGTTTTCGCTTTTCacaacaagaaaatatttaacaaacgtCAGTAACGATTTGACTTTGATTGTTGACACATTTCTACTTGTTGCGttcgtattataaaaaaatcaaatgcaatttatcatgttgaattatcatttatattatcccTATTATAAGTAATGGAAagttatttgaattgaattatctaatatttatatattataaacatgtaatatttttaaataattttcgacCTCACTTaacttaaatgtatataacattaaactattattacaatttgtgTTTCTTCATTCGATGttcgttttgtatttattaactcCTTATGgttattaagatatttctgttatctatttgaaattatagaaaatattccaATAACAATCGTTCAGATTGTATTATACGGCgattatgaaagaaaattctaggtactaataattaaaggaaacagcgaaaatttgttttattgaaattcagTTGTTCCATTAATTGAAATTCGCTTACTCGgtgcataaaattaaaattaatatttttgaataggTAAAACTGCGATGAAAAGTCCAAAAACaactttgtatgttttttttatttggaatcaAGTCGGGAACCATTACGTGTCCATAGAGAAAATAAACCCATCCATCCATGGCCGATCTCATTGCTGTCAAGTCTCtatttctgttaaaataatgaagcACCTTCAATGATTCTTATTGGGTTTTTAATGTGGAAGTGAAGTGTGGCGGTGCGGTCTCGGTCATAGGGCTCGTTGGTCACCGCCACCATGTTCAGCGGAACGGTGCGCGTAAAGGTGTGTGAGGCTACGGGCCTTCGACCGACCGATTTTCAGAAACGGCACAATATGACCTTCGGGAAGCCTGGTGAGTTCACCGTGCACTGTAAACATTCCTTACAGTCACCATCATCGATATTTTGCGACCCTACAAAAAGTTATTATGTATTGAAGTTTGCGCACAAAAGAATCTTATTATGTTTACTATAATGGGTGTTGGTGTTTTGTAAATACGCGATATCTTTGCAGACGATCAGCCAATAGACCCGTATGTGTCGATCGACGCCGATGAACACCATTTAGACCGCTCCAGCACGAAACCAAAAACATTTGACCCTGTATggaatgaaacatttattcacgAAGTTCAGAACGCAACCAAGtatgtatgataaattatattattgaccaATTTTGTGCCTGATCCGATTAAAATGCGTACATTTCTTCCAGTTTGGGTATCACTGTATTCCATGATGCTGCAATACCTCCAGATGACTTTGTGGCAAATTGCACAATCCCCTTTGAAGATCTCATGCATCGAGAAAAGGATGCCACAGATTTTTGGGTGAGTTAACTTAATCCTTTTACACCCAAAGCACAACTGACATCAATCTTAGAATTACAATCTAATCAAAAATCTGTCAACCAGATAAGACATGCACAAAGGAGTCCTTATCTTGTGTTTATGTTGATAAGTTTTATACTTTACttctttctaaaaaaattttcaGTTAATAGTACTTGCGGATATGTATgtggtaaaatttaattaagtaactTTTATCTAGGATCCTAATTacattttgatgttttattcattttcacttatgaaacattttaattacacctatgacaatatatttcaaaaccaTTCACTGATATCCACATACAAGTCATCTACATATTATCTCACTATCACCTGCATCTATAAAATTAGAATGTATACTTTAAAGTTtagttataaatgtatatgacataaataattcagtGGAATGTTTGCCATCAAAATGTATCTAAaatgagaataaataaaattgctaaGAGTCATAATGTGTCACAGATGTTGCATCCTGTTTTCATCAAATGAATCAGGGTGAAGTAAACATTGTCTTACCTTATATCTctgaatgatattatttttaacaccgGTGCCAGTTATTGGGAAATAATTGAACTAAAAATAGTTTGATGTGTATTTCTAATTTTGAATGTGTGATGCaactgtttatttgtttttcaagaGTTATGGGATTTGTTGATTTTATGGGATgggaattataattattgtgctAGATTAAATgttgattgaataatttattttctttattatcaaattattctaATACGGCTATTATTcagtttttgttaaagtaATGTAATTGCTACTGTGAATGACTAATACACAATTGGTACTCCctctatttattgttttattgcttaTCCTATATATGGTGGGATTTTTTGGGATTTATACATTGGTTATATCACATGTGTGTGTTATTGCTAACCAATGTGCCACCATGAGTATATATCTCATTGTGTGATATCTATATGGGAAGCAATAATGATCATTAATTgtggtttaattaaaataaaactttttgaatagttttatgtagtaaaattttccttttcctttgtGTTAGATAGTCAATTAATGAAGGAAAACTGTGTGACTGTATTTtaaccggtgtgaaatagtagcatccTATTATGTATTGTGAGTGGGCCAGAGGCCTGTTTCCTATTCCTCAACCTTCCCTGTCCATTCGTCTCCAGTCTAGGTTGTTGTTTCTCAGATTGTGAatcaataaagatttttttctgcAGGTGGACCTAGAACCTCAGGGAAAAATTCATCTTAAAATAGATCTGAAATGGAATTCTCAAGGTAAGttgcattaattatttcagtttctATTGAACTTTaacgaaataacatttttattccataTGTTTTCTAATTTACTGTTGGGaggtttaataatttattaatattgatttgtttgttcTGCTCTTTGTAGATCGTTTTGAAgtttctaatatattaaaaaaaactaacctcttcattttttatattgtgctattaatatttgcaatttttattgGCTCTTTTATGGACTTTTCTTCtcaaaatttcaatacaatggTTCAAgtcatttaatttgattgtttaagtttaatacataatattcatgCCAAATGGTAGTGGCTATGGTTGACTTCAGTAGTTAAAgttttctatgaaaatttcTATTCAACTTTGTCAGAATTGATGAACAATTCAGTCAATTCTAAAATGTCATATCATATGATAGGGCTAGATATAATTCAAGCAGTTAATAAAAACTGTGCTGTTCAGTGAAGCCTCTGAAAAAGCACACTTAGCTGGTTGCAATAAACAGCTGATTAAGTGTATCGGGTGCAACATATTACGTACCAACTGATATGATGATGCACCATGTGGTGGCAGTGGGCGTGGTGGGCGGCAGCGGCGCGGGCCCGCGGCGCGAGTTCAAGGAGGGCGCGGGGTTCGCGCGCCGCCGCGGGGCGCTGCGCCGCCGCGTGCACCAGGTCAACGGCCACAAGTTCATGGCCACCTTCCTGCGTCAGCCCACCTTCTGCTCGCACTGCCGCGAGTTCATCTGGTGAGTACCAGCCCCCCTCCCCCCCACCCTTTACCTCCATAGGGTCACAGACGGATTTACATACATTCTTTGCCTTTGGTATCCAGGtttcaaaaattgtattttatatatctataatgatATTTCTACTTCATTTGACATGCATTAAGTTATACTGCAAGTAACTTTACAA is drawn from Zerene cesonia ecotype Mississippi chromosome 8, Zerene_cesonia_1.1, whole genome shotgun sequence and contains these coding sequences:
- the LOC119828466 gene encoding ADP-ribosylation factor-like protein 2; translated protein: MGFLTILKKLRQKEKEMRILMLGLDNAGKTTILKRFNGEPIDTISPTLGFNIKTLEHKGYKLNIWDVGGQKSLRSYWKNYFESTDGVAWVVDSADARRLADCAKELHSLLREERLAGATLLVLANKSDLPGALSLQEIREALDLDSIKSHHWRIVRCSAVTGENLLDGMDWMLDDIASRIFTLD